Sequence from the Amycolatopsis sp. NBC_00345 genome:
ACGTCGAACCGGTCCGGGTCACTTTGCTGACTGGCCGGGTCTCCTGACGCGCCCTGCGTCGCCCCTTGGCGGCGAGTTGGTTGTGGCCTGTCCGGAGTTGGCTGCGATGGTCCCGTTCGTTCCGCTCTGGATAGGGGACTGACAAGGCTGCGGCGCGGTGCGGGCTCCCGGGTCCGGGACGAGCTGCGGCGCGGAACTCCCGGTCCAGCGCGAGCCGACGTGCGGCACTGTTGGCCCGGTGTGAACCGCCGCTTTGCGGCTAGCCACCGCTTTGCGGTGAGTTGCCGCCGTGCGGGAACCACTGCCCCTGCGGCGAGCCGCTGCTGTGGGGCGAGTTGCCGCTGTGGGGCGAGTGCTGCAGTGGGGCAAGTTGCTGCAGTGCGGCGAGCCACCGCTGTGCGGTGAGTTGCCGCTGCCCGGCGAACCGCCGCTGCGTGGGGAGCAACTGTTGTGTGTCGAACCACCGCCCCTGAGGCGAGTTGCCGCTGCTCGGCGAACCGCCGACATCAGCCCGTCACCGAGCGCGTTCAGGTAGCCCTACCTGTTGTTCCCCTTATTGTTTCGCCCCGGCCCCGGACGGATGCTCGGAAACCACGCCCCGTCCCCGAGGAGCCGTCATGACCAGCAGGTTCAGGTCCGTCGTCGCCGCTTTGTTCGTTGTTGTCGCGGTGGGGTTGGTTGCCGCGCCGGCGTCTGCGGCGGGCGTGGGGCCCGGGCAGGCGCGACCGGACTGCATCCGGCCCTGTCACTTCTGACGCGGGGACACCTACAGTTCGAAGGCGTTGCCCGTGGCGATCTTCGGGCGGCCCAGCTCGACCGGTTCGGCCGGCCGCGCGCGGCGGTAGACCTCCGCCGTCGCCTCGGCGATGTGGCCCCAGTCGAAGTCCGCCGCGAGGCGTGACTGGGCCACTCGCGCCCGCCGGGTCGCGGCCGCGGCGTCGCCGAGGACCGTGGTGACCGCGGTGGTCAGGCCCGTCACGTCACCGGGCTCGAAGGCCAGACCCGTCTCGCCGTCGACGACCACCTCGCCGAGGCCGCCCGCCGTGGATGCCACCAGCGGCGCCTTCGCGGCGGCGGCTTCCAGCGCGACGATCCCGAACGGCTCGTACCGGCTCGGCAGCACCACGGCGTCGGCCGCGGCGAGCAGGGCGCGCAGTTCGCGGTCGGGCAGGTGCCCGGCGAAGTCCACCGCGCGCCGGATCCGCAGCCGGCGGGCCTGTTCCACCAGCTCTTCGTAGTGTCGCCCCTTACCGGCGACGACCAGGCGCGTGCCCGGAAAACGGCGACGGATCCGGGGCAGCGCGGCGAGCAGGTCCTGCACACCCTTTTCCCACTCGAGCCGGCCGAAGAACAACAGGAACGGCTCCCCGTCCGGGCTGTGCCGCTCGCGCACCCGCGCGACCTCGGCCGAGGACACGCGCCAGCTGCGTTCCTCGATGCCGTTGTGGATGACCGTGACGTCGGCGGCGTCGATCTCGAAGAGGTGCGCGACCTCCTTGCGCATCGCCTGCGAGCAGGTGATCACGGCGTCCGCGCGGTTCGCCAGCCACCACTCGACGGAGTGCACCTGCTGGTTCAGCGGGTGCGAGAGCCAGCCGGAGTGCCGCCCGGCCTCGGTCGCGTGGACGGTGCCGACCAGCGGCACGCGCGCGGCCTCCGCGATGGCGATGGCGGGGTGCGTCACCAGCCAGTCGTGCGCGTGGACGACGTCGGGCTGCCAGGTCCGCAGCAGGTCCTGCGCCGCGCGGACCATGGCGTGGCCCATGGCGAGCGTCCAGGCGACGAGGTCGCGCTCGAACGTCAGGTGCATCGGGTCCTCGGCCACGCGGATCACCCGCACGCCCTCGGTCACGCGGTCGCTGCGCGGGTGCGTCGAGGCATCGGTCCCGGCCGTGTGGCGGCAAAGAACCACCACGTCATGGCCCTGTTTCGCGAGGTGTCGAGCCAACGCGTGCACGTGCCGGGCGAGCCCTCCGATGACCACGGGCGGGTACTCCCAGGACAGCATCAGCACGCGCATGGGCAGAGGTTACTCGCCAGTCGGTTCCGGTGGGCTGCCTGGCTGCCGCCGTCGTCGATCTCTGCCACCATCGGTGGTGATGACTTCCGGTCAGCCCGAGTGGCAGCGCAAGGACCCGCCCCTGACGACGCCGTGGACCGGCCTCGTCGACCCCGCCGCGGTGCTCCCCGAGTACCCGCGGCCACAGCTGAGGAGGTCGCGATGGCTGAACCTCAACGGCCTCTGGGACTACGCCGGGTGGCCGTTTTCGCCGGATGAGCCGCGGCCTGTCGGCTACGGCGAGCGCATCCTGGTCCCCTTCGCGCCGGAGTCGGCACTCTCCGGCATCGCGCGGCGCGACGAAGTCCTTTGGTACCGACGGTTGTTCGAGATCCCGGACGACTGGCGGGGCGAACGCGTTCTGCTGCACTTCGGCGCGGTCGACCAGACGGCGAAGGTGTGGGTGAACAACCAGCTGGTGGCCACCCACGAGGGCGGGTACACGGCATTCTCGGCGGACATCACGGACGCTCTGCGCGCGTCGGGGCCGCAGGAGCTGACGGTCCGCGCGGAGGACCGCACCGACATCGCGCCCTTCCCGGTCGGCAAACAGCGCAACGAGCCGGGCGGGATCTGCTACACGCCGGCGTCCGGGATCTGGCAGACGGTGTGGGCCGAGCCGGTGCCCGCCGTGCGCGTTTCGGGGCTCGAGATCACCCCGGACCTGACCGGGTTCACGGTGTTTCCGCAGGTCACTGTCGGTTCTCGAGTTGAGCTGGTCGTGTCGTCGCCGCATGGCGACGAGGCCGCGCGGGTCAGCGGCGTCGCCGGCCAGCGGCTGCGGGCGGAGGTGCCGGACCCGCGCCTGTGGACGCCGGACGACCCATACCTGTACGACCTGACGGTCCGGGTCCTGGACCATCGTGGTGATGTCCTCGACGAGGTGGCGAGCTACGGCGGGTTACGCACGGTGAGCGTCGTGCCGGACGAAGCCGGACGGCCGCGGATAGCGCTCAACGGCCGCGTCACCTTCCTCCACGGTCCGCTCGACCAGGGTTACTGGCCGGACGGCGTCTACACGGCGCCTACGGACGAGGCGCTGCGGTTCGACCTTGAGAAGACCAAGGAGCTGGGGTTCAACTTCGTCCGCAAGCACGTGAAGGTCGAGCCGGCGCGCTGGTATTACTGGGCGGACGTGCTGGGCCTGGTCGTCTGGCAGGACATGCCGTCGCTGATGGTGTCGTTCGACGGGCCGCCCGGGCCCGCGCCCGACCCGGTGCCGGAGGGGCAGGAGCGGTTCGAGGCGGAGCTGCGGGAACTCGTCGCGCAACTGCGGAACGTGACGTCGATCGTCGCGTGGGTTCCGTTCAACGAGGGCTGGGGCGAGTTCGACACCACGCGCGTCGCCTCGCTGGTGAAGAGCCTGGACCCGACGCGGCTGGTGGTCGCGAACAGCGGGGTGAACTGCTGCTTCTCCCGTCCGGACGTGGGCGCCGGCGACGTCTACGACGACCACACCTACGTCGGCCCCGGCGAGCCGCGCGAACGGGACCATCGTGCCCTGGTGGACGGCGAGTACGGCGGCATCGGCCTGGTCCTGGACGGTCACTGCTGGCCCGGCCCGCCGCAGGCCTACGAGATGGCGCCGTCCTCGGCGCGGCTGACCGAGCGCTACGTCGAGGTCAGCGAACGGCTGGAGCAACTGGTCGGCGAACTCGGTCTGTCCGGCGCCATTTATACGCAGACGACGGACGTCGAGAACGAGGTCAACGGGCTGCTGACCTACGACCGCCAGGTCATGAAACTCGACGCGACTGTCGCGGCGGCCCACAACCGCGCGGTCATCAGGCGTGGTTCGGCTGAGGCCGGGGTGGCTGAGGGGAAGTCGCCGGAAATCGGCGATTCGGCGGCTGAGTGAGAACGGCTGGGTGAGAGGGGGGCGGGCGTCGTCGTCCGGCGGCGAAGGTCGTCGGCGTTGCGGCAAGCCGCTGATGGCCGGGAGGAGTTGCCCGGAAACGGCGACGGCCAAGAGCTGCCCCGAACCGGCGGCCACAGCGCGTCGCCGAGAAACGGCGACGGTGCAGATGCAGCCTGGGAACGGCGAAAGGGCGGAAACGCACCAACCCGCGTCCCCGCCCTCGGCGGCAAAATCGGCGCCTGAACCGGCGCCTGAACCCGGCGCCTGAACCGGAGGCCAGACCGGCACCGAAAACGGCGCCGACCCCAGCCAGCCTCAGACGGGCAGCGCGGCCTCGATGGCCTTGACCACGGCCTCGTCCTCAGGCTCGGTCCGGGGCCGGAAACGGCCCACGACCTCGCCGGCGGGGCTGATCAGGAACTTCTCGAAGTTCCACTGCACGTCGCCCGCGTCGCCCTCGGCGTCGGGGGTTTCCGTGAGCGAGGTGTAGAGCGGGTGGCGGCCCTCGCCGTTGACGTCGAGCTTCTCGAACAGCGGGAAGGAGACGCCGTAG
This genomic interval carries:
- a CDS encoding glycosyltransferase family 4 protein, with product MRVLMLSWEYPPVVIGGLARHVHALARHLAKQGHDVVVLCRHTAGTDASTHPRSDRVTEGVRVIRVAEDPMHLTFERDLVAWTLAMGHAMVRAAQDLLRTWQPDVVHAHDWLVTHPAIAIAEAARVPLVGTVHATEAGRHSGWLSHPLNQQVHSVEWWLANRADAVITCSQAMRKEVAHLFEIDAADVTVIHNGIEERSWRVSSAEVARVRERHSPDGEPFLLFFGRLEWEKGVQDLLAALPRIRRRFPGTRLVVAGKGRHYEELVEQARRLRIRRAVDFAGHLPDRELRALLAAADAVVLPSRYEPFGIVALEAAAAKAPLVASTAGGLGEVVVDGETGLAFEPGDVTGLTTAVTTVLGDAAAATRRARVAQSRLAADFDWGHIAEATAEVYRRARPAEPVELGRPKIATGNAFEL
- a CDS encoding glycoside hydrolase family 2 protein, whose amino-acid sequence is MTSGQPEWQRKDPPLTTPWTGLVDPAAVLPEYPRPQLRRSRWLNLNGLWDYAGWPFSPDEPRPVGYGERILVPFAPESALSGIARRDEVLWYRRLFEIPDDWRGERVLLHFGAVDQTAKVWVNNQLVATHEGGYTAFSADITDALRASGPQELTVRAEDRTDIAPFPVGKQRNEPGGICYTPASGIWQTVWAEPVPAVRVSGLEITPDLTGFTVFPQVTVGSRVELVVSSPHGDEAARVSGVAGQRLRAEVPDPRLWTPDDPYLYDLTVRVLDHRGDVLDEVASYGGLRTVSVVPDEAGRPRIALNGRVTFLHGPLDQGYWPDGVYTAPTDEALRFDLEKTKELGFNFVRKHVKVEPARWYYWADVLGLVVWQDMPSLMVSFDGPPGPAPDPVPEGQERFEAELRELVAQLRNVTSIVAWVPFNEGWGEFDTTRVASLVKSLDPTRLVVANSGVNCCFSRPDVGAGDVYDDHTYVGPGEPRERDHRALVDGEYGGIGLVLDGHCWPGPPQAYEMAPSSARLTERYVEVSERLEQLVGELGLSGAIYTQTTDVENEVNGLLTYDRQVMKLDATVAAAHNRAVIRRGSAEAGVAEGKSPEIGDSAAE